Proteins co-encoded in one Octopus bimaculoides isolate UCB-OBI-ISO-001 chromosome 7, ASM119413v2, whole genome shotgun sequence genomic window:
- the LOC106882391 gene encoding trithorax group protein osa isoform X1: MSPGKRKKKENLSQEKDDSEGKSATVDKEASIIQDNPEISAMLKENASAVAAGGGTINHDINGTNTIKCEAVDIKEEMKDVIPKSKDGGTPASTKASPNSLTNGSNTDTQIKTEELPPKIKQENSESAENIGRSPGSNDLSRTPSTTVGPPTTQTLPVPSQTQCTNSGAPQPLSVGNSSKAAQPNCPNPQGQVHPQIAPQCGPGQGPPLGQTPPQQSPGMPHPSMVSPNHQQHQSTGPIDAHFMQQHSQIFVFNTSLANQAADSYRQGQHKSILAFHMDQPRTKQFLQKFPPKGNQFNRPPGGMNMYNMANMHQQNMGCIKNTNMNNMGPSPNSLVAQWVQQQNANLQEQEFLNYSNNPNMMGQGQGGMMPWQVPPGHSSQGQVGMLPDNSGFDPEPYRMCSKGLPLPHRNLLQAKVPDDKLTPEQLQKREESLASLQKLQLLLFPEELKQQRGFPPGANMIPPEGMQHPPNMFPLSMSPHEMSPQSAMMQQQQQQQQQQQQQQQQQQQQQQQGLMPQQPLPSQHMMQHHQFMMQQQNMPPQFSPQPGNIENITTAQREWVRLQQEFYAEKRRMQHMQMAQQMNPGMEMPPNSMHASPPSYYSSISQKRQGVAGLNASTSPNMNGPMLSPPLSGHGHPESPDPMHLFPGPRRAPSLSSLEQVGLGRMGHGFSPGLPPTGNMEHPVGHVSPVGLNSQFNMPPSAKQNSNLTLQRAGNPEQFQPEMNAPPNSGSKPPPSYAQSTKRKREDMDEIYKNLQPTPSPQQLNYLNAFEGQELTITKQLNTAYREPSQTGNSQQPPTPQQQQQQQQQQQPSQQQQQQQQPSQQPQASIPPHPHQQPGGMPPHQQAPQQPQQQQQPQANIPPQANMPPHQPGMPPHPHPPQQQPQQPGMPPHPASQQPGMPSHHQPHPNMPPHQHHSGLPPHQSPMSSQAPQSSMASHHPQPPGMSPHPQPPSNMATHQSAMNSHQNSIPPHPQPPTVSAPHHQPGVSPHHPSVGLPQHQQPQAGVATAAPPHPPGVPHQPGVPPHQQSSMSNQGISSQQPISSQQQGTSQQQNMHSQAQAMPPHGMSPQQGIPPHGMSPQQGMPPHGMSPQQGIPPHGMSPQQGIPPHGMSPQQGIPPHGMSPQQGIPPHGMSPQQGMPPHGMSPQQGMPPGMSPQQGLPPHGMSPQQGIPPHGMSPQQGIPPHGISQSMASQQHGIPPHAIPPQQPGMPTETQSGNFPHSQVNSPMHIAPGSNKGPMSNSSQSSSVGPLSSPGPMSGPSPMSSGGMRLSHYDPPSINCSSNISTGGTSTSSSVCSAAGNKSGNMTNITSASLANLAKGVEHLSHQMQQNMMQGGPFHSIQIQGNVSNQQNSTSTSQPSTPSNLPTSQSQCNSPMPSNTVVRPGQGSVTPDTMAQGQMPGVNNTFINANMQIQQLNIQSVDGPSYSPSMQVQQVPNESSQMNMGQVSAQRSSGPLPPQQGCAGPVPTSVNPNAGMLPNASGHPPTSKQSNSKSGNPPNLMINSNSRMTHSPNFPANSVGNANIQIQAKAPNTIQYLPAQPVQNSQNMNTKQQRPDLDFMQKLASPGHTLDCKPPQNKMPRFSGPSLGEIRPGMPNHSLGMPPSLMMQNPNPNMVGNMPSGGMASPVHMSPMNNPMGALPGNMGPCDMIAPGMGGPMPNMGAMNGMNPGGGNVCGGMPPHGMEGSMPPHGMPHQFNPQMMGGGPPGMMNNGMMQGQQIMQGHGMHPAMSMHGMPHPAMQRGPRMTAPPNGPPQGPGSNPVSPGFSQQFQQFQQQLYSQNRPRQMSPMGNMMPNPGQQYMGVMPNMPGPT; encoded by the exons agtCAAGAGAAAGACGACTCTGAGGGAAAGTCTGCCACTGTAGACAAGGAAGCCAGCATCATTCAAGACAACCCAGAGATCTCGGCTATGCTTAAAGAAAATGCAAGTGCAGTGGCAGCTGGTGGAGGAACTATAAACCATGATATTAATGGTACCAATACAATAAAATGTGAGGCAGTTGATataaaagaggaaatgaaagatgTCATTCCAAAATCCAAAGATGGTGGGACCCCAGCCAGTACTAAGGCATCTCCTAACTCACTCACCAATGGCAGTAATACCG ATACTCAGATTAAAACTGAAGAGTTGCCCCCAAAGATTAAACAAGAGAATTCTGAAA GTGCAGAAAACATTGGTCGGTCACCTGGCTCTAATGACCTATCAAGGACTCCATCAACGACAGTGGGCCCCCCAACCACACAAACTCTCCCTGTTCCCTCACAGACTCAATGTACAAACTCTGGTGCACCCCAACCACTGTCAGTTGGCAACAGCTCCAAAGCTGCCCAGCCCAACTGCCCTAATCCTCAGGGACAGGTACATCCTCAAATTGCACCACAATGTGGTCCAGGACAAGGCCCGCCTTTGGGCCAAACACCCCCACAACAATCTCCTGGAATGCCCCATCCTAGTATGGTTTCTCCTAACCATCAACAGCATCAGTCAACAGGTCCAATTGATGCACATTTTATGCAGCAACATagtcaaatatttgtttttaatacgAGTTTAGCCAACCAAGCTGCAGATTCTTACCGCCAAGGTCAGCATAAATCCATTTTAGCATTTCATATGGATCAACCAAGAACAAAGCAATTTTTACAG AAATTTCCTCCAAAAGGCAACCAATTTAACAGACCTCCAGGCGGAATGAACATGTATAATATGGCCAATATGCACCAACAAAACATGGGTTGTATAAAGAATACAAACATGAACAATATGGGGCCCAGCCCTAATTCATTAGTAGCTCAGTGGGTGCAACAACAGAATGCTAACCTCCAGGAGCAAGAATTCCTTAATTACTCAAACAACCCAAACATGATGGGTCAAGGTCAAGGTGGAATGATGCCTTGGCAGGTTCCACCAGGTCATTCTTCACAGGGACAGGTGGGAATGTTACCGGATAATTCAGGGTTTGATCCTGAGCCCTACCGCATGTGTAGTAAAGGTCTTCCTCTCCCACATCGAAATTTACTGCAAGCAAAAGTTCCTGATGACAAACTCACTCCGGAACAATTGCAGAAGAGAGAGGAATCATTGGCTTCCCTTCAGAAATTGCAGCTGTTATTATTTCCTGAAGAACTAAAGCAGCAGAGAGGATTCCCTCCGGGGGCTAACATGATACCTCCGGAGGGAATGCAGCATCCTCCAAATATGTTCCCTCTAAGCATGTCTCCACATGAGATGTCACCGCAGTCAGCTATgatgcaacaacagcagcagcagcagcagcagcagcagcaacaacaacaacagcaacagcagcaacagcaacagggACTTATGCCACAGCAACCTCTTCCGTCGCAGCACATGATGCAGCATCACCAGTTTATGATGCAACAACAGAACATGCCGCCTCAGTTTAGCCCCCAACCGGGCAACATAGAAAACATTACGACGGCGCAGCGGGAATGGGTTCGCTTACAGCAGGAATTTTATGCTGAGAAAAGAAGAATGCAGCACATGCAAATGGCTCAACAGATGAACCCTGGTATGGAAATGCCCCCTAATTCAATGCATGCGTCCCCCCCTTCGTATTACAGTTCCATCTCACAAAAACGACAAGGAGTCGCTGGTTTAAATGCATCTACCTCACCTAACATGAATGGACCAATGCTGTCTCCCCCTCTATCTGGCCACGGCCATCCTGAATCTCCTGATCCTATGCATTTATTCCCTGGTCCTCGACGGGCCCCTTCATTGAGCTCCCTAGAGCAGGTTGGACTTGGAAGAATGGGTCACGGCTTCTCTCCTGGGCTTCCACCAACTGGAAATATGGAGCACCCTGTGGGTCACGTGTCTCCAGTTGGCCTGAACTCGCAATTTAACATGCCTCCTTCGGCTAAACAAAATTCAAATCTGACCCTACAGAGAGCTGGTAACCCAGAACAGTTTCAGCCTGAAATGAATGCCCCTCCAAATTCCGGTAGCAAACCTCCTCCTAGCTATGCACAGTCAACAAAACGAAAACGGGAAGATATGGATGAGATTTACAAGAACCTGCAACCGACTCCATCACCTCAACAGCTAAATTACCTCAACGCATTCGAAGGACAAGAATTAACGATAACAAAACAGTTAAATACAGCATATCGAGAACCAAGCCAAACAGGAAATTCacaacaaccaccaacaccacaacaacaacaacagcagcaacaacaacaacaaccatcgcaacagcagcagcagcaacaacaaccatcacaacAGCCACAAGCAAGTATACCACCACACCCACATCAACAACCGGGTGGTATGCCTCCTCATCAGCAAGCACCACAACAaccgcagcagcaacaacaaccgcaaGCAAATATTCCTCCACAAGCAAACATGCCACCCCATCAACCAGGCATGCCTCcccatcctcatcctcctcagcagcaaccacaacaaccagGTATGCCCCCACATCCAGCATCACAACAACCAGGCATGCCATCCCACCACCAACCACATCCAAACATGCCccctcatcaacatcattctgGTTTACCGCCACACCAATCGcctatgtcttctcaagcaccgcAGTCTAGTATGGCCTCGCATCACCCTCAACCCCCGGGTATGTCCCCACATCCGCAGCCACCATCCAACATGGCCACCCATCAGTCGGCGATGAACTCCCATCAGAACAGTATACCTCCACATCCACAACCACCCACGGTGTCCGCACCACATCATCAACCTGGCGTATCGCCACATCACCCTTCAGTCGGTCTGCCGCAACATCAACAGCCACAAGCTGGTGTCGCTACTGCTGCCCCACCTCATCCACCCGGAGTCCCCCACCAACCAGGTGTACCACCCCATCAACAGTCAAGTATGAGCAACCAAGGAATTAGTTCCCAGCAACCCATCTCATCACAACAGCAGGGAACGTCTCAACAGCAGAACATGCATTCTCAAGCGCAAGCTATGCCTCCACACGGCATGTCACCCCAACAGGGCATACCGCCACACGGCATGTCGCCTCAACAAGGTATGCCTCCACACGGTATGTCACCCCAGCAGGGCATACCTCCACACGGTATGTCACCCCAGCAGGGCATACCTCCACACGGTATGTCACCACAGCAAGGCATACCTCCACATGGTATGTCACCACAGCAGGGCATACCTCCACACGGTATGTCACCCCAACAAGGCATGCCTCCACATGGTATGTCGCCCCAGCAGGGCATGCCTCCTGGCATGTCACCTCAGCAAGGCTTGCCTCCACATGGTATGTCACCTCAACAGGGAATACCACCGCACGGAATGTCTCCACAGCAAGGCATACCTCCACATGGTATCAGTCAGAGCATGGCATCTCAACAACATGGCATTCCCCCACATGCTATCCCTCCACAGCAACCAGGCATGCCTACTGAAACTCAGAGTGGTAACTTCCCTCATAGCCAAGTCAACTCTCCAATGCATATAGCACCAGGCTCCAACAAAGGCCCCATGTCCAATTCCAGCCAATCTTCCAGCGTTGGTCCTTTGTCCAGTCCCGGTCCGATGTCTGGACCCTCACCAATGTCCAGTGGTGGGATGCGTTTGTCTCATTATGATCCACCCTCAATAAACTGTAGCTCGAACATATCAACTGGGGGCACCAGTACATCCAGCAGCGTGTGTTCTGCTGCTGGTAACAAATCTGGCAACATGACGAATATCACTTCGGCCAGCCTAGCAAACCTTGCAAAGGGCGTTGAACACTTGTCACATCAGATGCAGCAAAACATGATGCAAGGAGGTCCATTTCATAGCATACAGATACAAGGTAATGTTAGCAACCAACAGAATTCTACAAGCACCTCACAGCCATCTACTCCATCTAATCTACCTACTTCTCAAAGCCAGTGTAACAGCCCGATGCCATCAAACACAGTCGTGCGCCCAGGACAAGGTTCTGTGACGCCAGATACAATGGCACAAGGTCAGATGCCTGGAGTTAATAACACTTTCATTAATGCTAATATGCAGATACAACAGCTGAATATACAATCTGTTGACGGGCCTAGCTATAGTCCTTCTATGCAGGTCCAGCAAGTTCCTAATGAATCTTCCCAAATGAACATGGGACAAGTATCTGCGCAGAGGTCGTCAGGGCCTCTGCCACCACAACAAGGTTGTGCTGGTCCAGTTCCAACATCTGTGAACCCTAATGCAGGAATGTTACCAAATGCCAGTGGGCATCCTCCCACGAGCAAACAATCGAACTCCAAGTCAGGGAACCCTCCAAACCTCATGATCAACTCAAATTCACGCATGACACATTCACCAAACTTTCCTGCAAATTCTGTTGGCAACGCCAATATCCAAATCCAAGCTAAAGCCCCCAACACCATCCAATATCTGCCAGCACAACCTGTTCAGAATTCACAGAATATGAATACTAAGCAGCAGCGGCCGGATTTAGACTTCATGCAAAAGCTGGCCTCACCGGGTCACACTTTAGACTGTAAACCACCTCAAAATAAAATGCCACGTTTTTCAGGACCTTCTTTAGGAGAAATAAGACCTGGTATGCCCAACCATTCTCTAGGTATGCCTCCATCCCTAATGATGCAGAACCCTAATCCTAACATGGTTGGTAATATGCCCAGTGGTGGTATGGCCAGTCCAGTGCATATGTCTCCCATGAACAATCCAATGGGAGCTCTTCCTGGTAACATGGGTCCTTGTGATATGATAGCCCCTGGAATGGGTGGACCCATGCCCAATATGGGCGCAATGAATGGTATGAATCCTGGTGGGGGTAATGTATGTGGAGGAATGCCTCCTCATGGCATGGAAGGCAGTATGCCTCCCCATGGCATGCCCCACCAGTTTAACCCCCAGATGATGGGTGGAGGTCCACCTGGTATGATGAACAATGGAATGATGCAGGGGCAACAGATAATGCAAGGTCATGGTATGCATCCAGCCATGTCTATGCATGGAATGCCTCACCCAGCCATGCAGCGAGGCCCACGTATGACTGCGCCACCAAACGGCCCACCACAGGGGCCAGGATCAAATCCTGTTAGCCCTGGTTTTAGCCAACAGTTTCAACAGTTTCAGCAACAGCTTTACTCACAAAACCGCCCACGTCAAATGTCCCCCATGGGTAACATGATGCCCAACCCTGGCCAGCAATACATGGGCGTGATGCCTAATATGCCTGGTCCCACTTGA
- the LOC106882391 gene encoding trithorax group protein osa isoform X2 — MVFHKMKSQEKDDSEGKSATVDKEASIIQDNPEISAMLKENASAVAAGGGTINHDINGTNTIKCEAVDIKEEMKDVIPKSKDGGTPASTKASPNSLTNGSNTDTQIKTEELPPKIKQENSESAENIGRSPGSNDLSRTPSTTVGPPTTQTLPVPSQTQCTNSGAPQPLSVGNSSKAAQPNCPNPQGQVHPQIAPQCGPGQGPPLGQTPPQQSPGMPHPSMVSPNHQQHQSTGPIDAHFMQQHSQIFVFNTSLANQAADSYRQGQHKSILAFHMDQPRTKQFLQKFPPKGNQFNRPPGGMNMYNMANMHQQNMGCIKNTNMNNMGPSPNSLVAQWVQQQNANLQEQEFLNYSNNPNMMGQGQGGMMPWQVPPGHSSQGQVGMLPDNSGFDPEPYRMCSKGLPLPHRNLLQAKVPDDKLTPEQLQKREESLASLQKLQLLLFPEELKQQRGFPPGANMIPPEGMQHPPNMFPLSMSPHEMSPQSAMMQQQQQQQQQQQQQQQQQQQQQQQGLMPQQPLPSQHMMQHHQFMMQQQNMPPQFSPQPGNIENITTAQREWVRLQQEFYAEKRRMQHMQMAQQMNPGMEMPPNSMHASPPSYYSSISQKRQGVAGLNASTSPNMNGPMLSPPLSGHGHPESPDPMHLFPGPRRAPSLSSLEQVGLGRMGHGFSPGLPPTGNMEHPVGHVSPVGLNSQFNMPPSAKQNSNLTLQRAGNPEQFQPEMNAPPNSGSKPPPSYAQSTKRKREDMDEIYKNLQPTPSPQQLNYLNAFEGQELTITKQLNTAYREPSQTGNSQQPPTPQQQQQQQQQQQPSQQQQQQQQPSQQPQASIPPHPHQQPGGMPPHQQAPQQPQQQQQPQANIPPQANMPPHQPGMPPHPHPPQQQPQQPGMPPHPASQQPGMPSHHQPHPNMPPHQHHSGLPPHQSPMSSQAPQSSMASHHPQPPGMSPHPQPPSNMATHQSAMNSHQNSIPPHPQPPTVSAPHHQPGVSPHHPSVGLPQHQQPQAGVATAAPPHPPGVPHQPGVPPHQQSSMSNQGISSQQPISSQQQGTSQQQNMHSQAQAMPPHGMSPQQGIPPHGMSPQQGMPPHGMSPQQGIPPHGMSPQQGIPPHGMSPQQGIPPHGMSPQQGIPPHGMSPQQGMPPHGMSPQQGMPPGMSPQQGLPPHGMSPQQGIPPHGMSPQQGIPPHGISQSMASQQHGIPPHAIPPQQPGMPTETQSGNFPHSQVNSPMHIAPGSNKGPMSNSSQSSSVGPLSSPGPMSGPSPMSSGGMRLSHYDPPSINCSSNISTGGTSTSSSVCSAAGNKSGNMTNITSASLANLAKGVEHLSHQMQQNMMQGGPFHSIQIQGNVSNQQNSTSTSQPSTPSNLPTSQSQCNSPMPSNTVVRPGQGSVTPDTMAQGQMPGVNNTFINANMQIQQLNIQSVDGPSYSPSMQVQQVPNESSQMNMGQVSAQRSSGPLPPQQGCAGPVPTSVNPNAGMLPNASGHPPTSKQSNSKSGNPPNLMINSNSRMTHSPNFPANSVGNANIQIQAKAPNTIQYLPAQPVQNSQNMNTKQQRPDLDFMQKLASPGHTLDCKPPQNKMPRFSGPSLGEIRPGMPNHSLGMPPSLMMQNPNPNMVGNMPSGGMASPVHMSPMNNPMGALPGNMGPCDMIAPGMGGPMPNMGAMNGMNPGGGNVCGGMPPHGMEGSMPPHGMPHQFNPQMMGGGPPGMMNNGMMQGQQIMQGHGMHPAMSMHGMPHPAMQRGPRMTAPPNGPPQGPGSNPVSPGFSQQFQQFQQQLYSQNRPRQMSPMGNMMPNPGQQYMGVMPNMPGPT, encoded by the exons agtCAAGAGAAAGACGACTCTGAGGGAAAGTCTGCCACTGTAGACAAGGAAGCCAGCATCATTCAAGACAACCCAGAGATCTCGGCTATGCTTAAAGAAAATGCAAGTGCAGTGGCAGCTGGTGGAGGAACTATAAACCATGATATTAATGGTACCAATACAATAAAATGTGAGGCAGTTGATataaaagaggaaatgaaagatgTCATTCCAAAATCCAAAGATGGTGGGACCCCAGCCAGTACTAAGGCATCTCCTAACTCACTCACCAATGGCAGTAATACCG ATACTCAGATTAAAACTGAAGAGTTGCCCCCAAAGATTAAACAAGAGAATTCTGAAA GTGCAGAAAACATTGGTCGGTCACCTGGCTCTAATGACCTATCAAGGACTCCATCAACGACAGTGGGCCCCCCAACCACACAAACTCTCCCTGTTCCCTCACAGACTCAATGTACAAACTCTGGTGCACCCCAACCACTGTCAGTTGGCAACAGCTCCAAAGCTGCCCAGCCCAACTGCCCTAATCCTCAGGGACAGGTACATCCTCAAATTGCACCACAATGTGGTCCAGGACAAGGCCCGCCTTTGGGCCAAACACCCCCACAACAATCTCCTGGAATGCCCCATCCTAGTATGGTTTCTCCTAACCATCAACAGCATCAGTCAACAGGTCCAATTGATGCACATTTTATGCAGCAACATagtcaaatatttgtttttaatacgAGTTTAGCCAACCAAGCTGCAGATTCTTACCGCCAAGGTCAGCATAAATCCATTTTAGCATTTCATATGGATCAACCAAGAACAAAGCAATTTTTACAG AAATTTCCTCCAAAAGGCAACCAATTTAACAGACCTCCAGGCGGAATGAACATGTATAATATGGCCAATATGCACCAACAAAACATGGGTTGTATAAAGAATACAAACATGAACAATATGGGGCCCAGCCCTAATTCATTAGTAGCTCAGTGGGTGCAACAACAGAATGCTAACCTCCAGGAGCAAGAATTCCTTAATTACTCAAACAACCCAAACATGATGGGTCAAGGTCAAGGTGGAATGATGCCTTGGCAGGTTCCACCAGGTCATTCTTCACAGGGACAGGTGGGAATGTTACCGGATAATTCAGGGTTTGATCCTGAGCCCTACCGCATGTGTAGTAAAGGTCTTCCTCTCCCACATCGAAATTTACTGCAAGCAAAAGTTCCTGATGACAAACTCACTCCGGAACAATTGCAGAAGAGAGAGGAATCATTGGCTTCCCTTCAGAAATTGCAGCTGTTATTATTTCCTGAAGAACTAAAGCAGCAGAGAGGATTCCCTCCGGGGGCTAACATGATACCTCCGGAGGGAATGCAGCATCCTCCAAATATGTTCCCTCTAAGCATGTCTCCACATGAGATGTCACCGCAGTCAGCTATgatgcaacaacagcagcagcagcagcagcagcagcagcaacaacaacaacagcaacagcagcaacagcaacagggACTTATGCCACAGCAACCTCTTCCGTCGCAGCACATGATGCAGCATCACCAGTTTATGATGCAACAACAGAACATGCCGCCTCAGTTTAGCCCCCAACCGGGCAACATAGAAAACATTACGACGGCGCAGCGGGAATGGGTTCGCTTACAGCAGGAATTTTATGCTGAGAAAAGAAGAATGCAGCACATGCAAATGGCTCAACAGATGAACCCTGGTATGGAAATGCCCCCTAATTCAATGCATGCGTCCCCCCCTTCGTATTACAGTTCCATCTCACAAAAACGACAAGGAGTCGCTGGTTTAAATGCATCTACCTCACCTAACATGAATGGACCAATGCTGTCTCCCCCTCTATCTGGCCACGGCCATCCTGAATCTCCTGATCCTATGCATTTATTCCCTGGTCCTCGACGGGCCCCTTCATTGAGCTCCCTAGAGCAGGTTGGACTTGGAAGAATGGGTCACGGCTTCTCTCCTGGGCTTCCACCAACTGGAAATATGGAGCACCCTGTGGGTCACGTGTCTCCAGTTGGCCTGAACTCGCAATTTAACATGCCTCCTTCGGCTAAACAAAATTCAAATCTGACCCTACAGAGAGCTGGTAACCCAGAACAGTTTCAGCCTGAAATGAATGCCCCTCCAAATTCCGGTAGCAAACCTCCTCCTAGCTATGCACAGTCAACAAAACGAAAACGGGAAGATATGGATGAGATTTACAAGAACCTGCAACCGACTCCATCACCTCAACAGCTAAATTACCTCAACGCATTCGAAGGACAAGAATTAACGATAACAAAACAGTTAAATACAGCATATCGAGAACCAAGCCAAACAGGAAATTCacaacaaccaccaacaccacaacaacaacaacagcagcaacaacaacaacaaccatcgcaacagcagcagcagcaacaacaaccatcacaacAGCCACAAGCAAGTATACCACCACACCCACATCAACAACCGGGTGGTATGCCTCCTCATCAGCAAGCACCACAACAaccgcagcagcaacaacaaccgcaaGCAAATATTCCTCCACAAGCAAACATGCCACCCCATCAACCAGGCATGCCTCcccatcctcatcctcctcagcagcaaccacaacaaccagGTATGCCCCCACATCCAGCATCACAACAACCAGGCATGCCATCCCACCACCAACCACATCCAAACATGCCccctcatcaacatcattctgGTTTACCGCCACACCAATCGcctatgtcttctcaagcaccgcAGTCTAGTATGGCCTCGCATCACCCTCAACCCCCGGGTATGTCCCCACATCCGCAGCCACCATCCAACATGGCCACCCATCAGTCGGCGATGAACTCCCATCAGAACAGTATACCTCCACATCCACAACCACCCACGGTGTCCGCACCACATCATCAACCTGGCGTATCGCCACATCACCCTTCAGTCGGTCTGCCGCAACATCAACAGCCACAAGCTGGTGTCGCTACTGCTGCCCCACCTCATCCACCCGGAGTCCCCCACCAACCAGGTGTACCACCCCATCAACAGTCAAGTATGAGCAACCAAGGAATTAGTTCCCAGCAACCCATCTCATCACAACAGCAGGGAACGTCTCAACAGCAGAACATGCATTCTCAAGCGCAAGCTATGCCTCCACACGGCATGTCACCCCAACAGGGCATACCGCCACACGGCATGTCGCCTCAACAAGGTATGCCTCCACACGGTATGTCACCCCAGCAGGGCATACCTCCACACGGTATGTCACCCCAGCAGGGCATACCTCCACACGGTATGTCACCACAGCAAGGCATACCTCCACATGGTATGTCACCACAGCAGGGCATACCTCCACACGGTATGTCACCCCAACAAGGCATGCCTCCACATGGTATGTCGCCCCAGCAGGGCATGCCTCCTGGCATGTCACCTCAGCAAGGCTTGCCTCCACATGGTATGTCACCTCAACAGGGAATACCACCGCACGGAATGTCTCCACAGCAAGGCATACCTCCACATGGTATCAGTCAGAGCATGGCATCTCAACAACATGGCATTCCCCCACATGCTATCCCTCCACAGCAACCAGGCATGCCTACTGAAACTCAGAGTGGTAACTTCCCTCATAGCCAAGTCAACTCTCCAATGCATATAGCACCAGGCTCCAACAAAGGCCCCATGTCCAATTCCAGCCAATCTTCCAGCGTTGGTCCTTTGTCCAGTCCCGGTCCGATGTCTGGACCCTCACCAATGTCCAGTGGTGGGATGCGTTTGTCTCATTATGATCCACCCTCAATAAACTGTAGCTCGAACATATCAACTGGGGGCACCAGTACATCCAGCAGCGTGTGTTCTGCTGCTGGTAACAAATCTGGCAACATGACGAATATCACTTCGGCCAGCCTAGCAAACCTTGCAAAGGGCGTTGAACACTTGTCACATCAGATGCAGCAAAACATGATGCAAGGAGGTCCATTTCATAGCATACAGATACAAGGTAATGTTAGCAACCAACAGAATTCTACAAGCACCTCACAGCCATCTACTCCATCTAATCTACCTACTTCTCAAAGCCAGTGTAACAGCCCGATGCCATCAAACACAGTCGTGCGCCCAGGACAAGGTTCTGTGACGCCAGATACAATGGCACAAGGTCAGATGCCTGGAGTTAATAACACTTTCATTAATGCTAATATGCAGATACAACAGCTGAATATACAATCTGTTGACGGGCCTAGCTATAGTCCTTCTATGCAGGTCCAGCAAGTTCCTAATGAATCTTCCCAAATGAACATGGGACAAGTATCTGCGCAGAGGTCGTCAGGGCCTCTGCCACCACAACAAGGTTGTGCTGGTCCAGTTCCAACATCTGTGAACCCTAATGCAGGAATGTTACCAAATGCCAGTGGGCATCCTCCCACGAGCAAACAATCGAACTCCAAGTCAGGGAACCCTCCAAACCTCATGATCAACTCAAATTCACGCATGACACATTCACCAAACTTTCCTGCAAATTCTGTTGGCAACGCCAATATCCAAATCCAAGCTAAAGCCCCCAACACCATCCAATATCTGCCAGCACAACCTGTTCAGAATTCACAGAATATGAATACTAAGCAGCAGCGGCCGGATTTAGACTTCATGCAAAAGCTGGCCTCACCGGGTCACACTTTAGACTGTAAACCACCTCAAAATAAAATGCCACGTTTTTCAGGACCTTCTTTAGGAGAAATAAGACCTGGTATGCCCAACCATTCTCTAGGTATGCCTCCATCCCTAATGATGCAGAACCCTAATCCTAACATGGTTGGTAATATGCCCAGTGGTGGTATGGCCAGTCCAGTGCATATGTCTCCCATGAACAATCCAATGGGAGCTCTTCCTGGTAACATGGGTCCTTGTGATATGATAGCCCCTGGAATGGGTGGACCCATGCCCAATATGGGCGCAATGAATGGTATGAATCCTGGTGGGGGTAATGTATGTGGAGGAATGCCTCCTCATGGCATGGAAGGCAGTATGCCTCCCCATGGCATGCCCCACCAGTTTAACCCCCAGATGATGGGTGGAGGTCCACCTGGTATGATGAACAATGGAATGATGCAGGGGCAACAGATAATGCAAGGTCATGGTATGCATCCAGCCATGTCTATGCATGGAATGCCTCACCCAGCCATGCAGCGAGGCCCACGTATGACTGCGCCACCAAACGGCCCACCACAGGGGCCAGGATCAAATCCTGTTAGCCCTGGTTTTAGCCAACAGTTTCAACAGTTTCAGCAACAGCTTTACTCACAAAACCGCCCACGTCAAATGTCCCCCATGGGTAACATGATGCCCAACCCTGGCCAGCAATACATGGGCGTGATGCCTAATATGCCTGGTCCCACTTGA